Genomic segment of Arachis stenosperma cultivar V10309 chromosome 4, arast.V10309.gnm1.PFL2, whole genome shotgun sequence:
GGCCGGTCTTCAACCTTTAAGTTCTTTGGATTGTTAACCCTGCCAATCTCTTGCCAACTTGAGTTACATGTCATTGTAATGAAGAGGTCTGGATATCCATATTTCTTACAAATTGCCATAGCATCTTGACAATTATTAAACATGTATCTCATGCCACCAGTGAAGGACGCAGGTAGGATGATACGCTTACCTGCTTTAaacaaataacttaaaattaaaaaataataagctaagcaaataatattaaatatttttacaaacgtttaaaaaaatattatactaATGTTCCAAAACATTGAAGATTAAgaatttcatatatataataacaaaCGAATATGACTTATAGTCATACTAAATAATATTCAATGCtagacaccaaaaaaaaaaaaagttattcaATGCTAAATCAAGATTGACCcaaaacttaattaattaaggaCGTTCCCAAGAAAAAGAACCCGAAACCCACCAAACCAGATTGAACCTACCTAAGCTAGCCCACAATTTTAGACCAAACCCGACCCGACACACCAACAATTGAAATTAAGTATTCCTAGTTGCTCGTGCTTATAGTTACAGGAAGAGGTGAATGCAAGGGAGGAACCGAGGAAGTGACACTCCGAGGAGCCAAGTGTGAAGAAGCAACGACCTTTCCCATTCTCCAAAGGATCACCACACCCAAACCCACATCCAACTTCACTTGCAACTTCAACTTTGATTACTCTTATATAATACACCCATCTACTACTTTCCATTGTTCCATTCTaatcaaatatttattttttattattaaattccTTCTCCTTTCTCCAATCACTTTGCTGTTGCTCAGATTATTGTTCTTACTTTCTTTGTTGTTGATCTCGTGATGGCTCATTTGGCTCTGTCACAGGTAATGAACCCACTAACCAATTACCTTTTTTTTCTCAACGTAAAGCAAAATGGTCACCCCAAATGgaatcaaaatttgattttgaccGTTTTCTCTTTTATCTCTATTTTTTCTACCTGGTTTGAGCTGTGGGTGAATACAACTAACTTTGTAGACTCTCAAAGCTTGGAAATTTGACCTGAAGTTGGCTTTTTCAAATGGAACTAAGGATTTTCTACCCTGTTTTTACTTttgttatttattaattttttgtctttttataattgttgaacAAAAGTTctgaacttttttttttcccacCGGTTTCTGCAGGTGGCTGTGGCTGTTCCTGTTGGCAGCGATTTGTCTCTCAGAAGATCTGCGTTTAAGGTTTGATACTTCTTATGATCCCTTATTACTTTTCTGCCCTTTGACTTTTGGAAACTCTTGTTATCTTAAGTGCCTTTAGTTTGTTTTAACGGATCCATACATATGTCAGATTTCTCTTTGATTAGTGATGATTTTTAGAAGCTCATGCAGAACAATTATAgatatgaatattttttaatgtataacTTAGTCCAAAGAAACTGATACTTTGAAACGAGGGAGTAATTGGTCAAGTGATTTTCGAAACCAGTGCATAATGACATTGCAGTTGTTAGAGGATAGATTATGTTGGCATCATTTTGTTTGAAACCCAGCTTCTTCATTTTAGATAtacaatttttgttttaaaagagAAGCTACACTTGATTTGCAGGTATCTAACTTAAACTTCCAGGATAAATCATGGGCACCGGTGTTAACTTTCAACCTGAAAGCAAACAATTCAAGGTCAAAAAGTCGGCTTGTGACATGCATGTCGGTGCAACAAACAAGTGCACCCAAAATTACTGTCTCCCCTTTAGAATTGGAAGATGCTAATGAACCTCCATTGAATATATACAAGCCTAAAGAGCCATACACAGCAACTATTGTTTCTGTCGAGAGGCTCGTTGGTCCAAAGGCTCCCGGTGAAACATGTCATATTGTGATTGATCATGGTGGCAATGTTCCCTACTGGGAAGGACAGAGTTATGGTGTCATTCCACCTGTAAGTAGTATCATTGAGTTATTTTCTGCTGACAATCCACAATGCTTGAATTTTGGCTTCAGAATTTTTGCATGTAAATTGGACATATCAAAAGATTTAGTGATGTTTTCTTCCTAGTGAACCTTAATAATCTTGGTCATTGGCAGAATATTTGGATTTGTTTTTGCTGGAGAATGATTTGGTACTAATGAATAGAATTTGCATATGGGTGGCAGGGAGAAAATCCAAAGAAACCTGGAAGTCCCCATAATGTTCGGCTATATTCAATTGCTTCGACGAGGTATGGAGACAATTTTGATGGCAAAACCGCCAGCTTGTGTGTGCGCCGTGCTGTTTATTATGATCCTGACACTGGAAAGGAAGATCCTTCTAAGCAAGGTGTTTGCAGCAATTTTTTGTGCAACTCTAAGCCTGGAGACAAAATTAAGATCACAGGTGGGAGAAATCTCTTCTTATTTCTGATGTTGTTAAAAGTTAACAtgatttctaaattattttacaGATTCTCAGAACCAATTTGTATTGCAATAACATACTCCTTCTGTACCTTTCTCAATTGGGTGGATTTctaatatctttttatttatgtgCATGTTGTCTTGCTTAGTTGTAACATGTTATTCAATTTTTACCCTAGGTTTGTCCTACTGATATATGACACAGATCTAACTGGAATCCTCTGAAAAATTCAGAATCTTTCAGGGAAGAATAATCAACACTCTGAAGATATTAATAGGGCAAACCTAGACTCTGGGAATTCTAAGTAAAATTATAGTCATTACAACTTCCTAGGCACAATTTATCAAAATGAAGAAACAAGtttcaatatataattgttGACACATACTACCAATAAATAGAAGCTAAGAAATTAACACAAAGTTATAAAAGG
This window contains:
- the LOC130976559 gene encoding ferredoxin--NADP reductase, root isozyme, chloroplastic, with protein sequence MAHLALSQVAVAVPVGSDLSLRRSAFKVSNLNFQDKSWAPVLTFNLKANNSRSKSRLVTCMSVQQTSAPKITVSPLELEDANEPPLNIYKPKEPYTATIVSVERLVGPKAPGETCHIVIDHGGNVPYWEGQSYGVIPPGENPKKPGSPHNVRLYSIASTRYGDNFDGKTASLCVRRAVYYDPDTGKEDPSKQGVCSNFLCNSKPGDKIKITGPSGKIMLLPEDDPNAAHIMIATGTGVAPFRGYLRRMFMESVPKFKFGGLAWLFLGVANSDSLLYDDEFNKYLKDYPDNFIYDKALSREQKNRSGGKMYVQDKIEEYSDEIFRLLDNGAHIYFCGLKGMMPGIQDTLKKVADQRGENWEEKLSQLKKNKQWHVEVY